GAAAACAGGCGGCAAGATCCTCGCGCGCGCTACGGATCGCATCGGTGGCGAGGTCCGGCCGGTTCGAGCGAACGGCTGCAGGTGAGGAGGCGTGAAGGCTGTGCGCCATGGCGAAGTAGACCTCTTTCAGGCAGGAGACGGCAGCGTTTTACAGGGCCGACGCCCGTGCGTCAGCCCCTGCAGCCGCCACCCTGCCCTGCACGTCTCACGCCCGCCGCGGCACCGCGCCCGCGTTCATTCCGCCGTCAATCACAAGCTCGCTGCCGGTGACGTAGCGCGAGGCATCTGACGCCAGATACAGTACGCCAGAAGCAATCTCCGCGGCCTGGCCGGCGCGGCCGAGCGGTGTCGCCACCTTGGCGCGCTCCTCCGGATCGATCGGCGCGTTCTGGCCGGCACCAGTCGCCCCGGTCGGGATCTTCCCCCAGATCGGCGTGTCGATGATGCCGGGATGGACCGAGTTGACGCGAATGCCGTCGCCGGCGGCCGCGCACTCCATCGCAATCGATTTTGCAAACAGGCGCACGCCGCCCTTGGTCGCCGAATAGGCCGACAGGCCCGGCGCACCTCGCAGCCCCGCCAGCGAGGACATCATGATGATCGAGCCGCCGCCATGCCTGCGCATCAGCGGCAAGCAATGCTTCACCGAGAGAAACACGCCGTCGAGATTGATCGCGTTCTGCTTGCGCCAGTCGGCGAGAGTCATGTCGGTGATCGACGGCACGGCAATGCCGATGCCGGCGTTGGAGACCATGATATCGAGCCGGCCATAGCGCTTGGCGATCTCAGCTGCGATCTCGATCCAGCGATCCTCGCTGGTGACGTCCTGTTCCAAGAAGATCGCCTTGCCGCCGGCCCTTATCACTCGCGTGGCAAGTTCGGGGCCGCGCAACTCATCGATGTCGGTGATGACGACAGTCGCGCCTTCGCGCGCAAACAGCTCGACAATGGCCTCGCCAATACCTGAGGCGCCGCCCGTCACCAGCGCGACCTTACCCTCAACCTGCCCTGCCATGCTCACTCCCATTTTGTTGCTTGAACTTTTTTGTTCGAGGCCGTTACCTAATCACGGATGGTCCCTGGTCCGGAAGTGCGACGTCGATGACGCGGAATTGCACGCGCTCGGCACCCTGGTAGCGATCGACCGACAACGATCCTGCGACATGCAGTTGCTGGCCGCGATTGGCCAGAAGCGCATGACCCAGCTTTTGCCCGACCGAGCGGAACGCGATGCCGTTGACGATCGCGCCGTCGCCAGATTTGAAGCGCAGCCTCAAGTGCGCCTGCCCTACCTCCTCGGCAAAGACGAGCTGATGCGCCGGCAGCGCCAGCACAGGCTCTGGATTACCACTACCAAACGGTCCGGCCCGATTGAGCGTGGTGGCAAGCTCCGTTGTCACCGCGCGCGCCGAGACCGCCCCATCAACATAGAGCTCGTTGACGTGGCGCGCTTCGGCAATGTCCTGCGCCAGCGCGTTTTCGAGATAGGCGCGGAATTCGGCGAGCTTCTCTTTGCGGAGCGTCACGCCCGCGGCCATCGCGTGGCCGCCGCCTTTCAGCAGAATGCCGTCAGCCACGGCCTGCCGCACCACTTTGCCAAGATCGACGCCGGCAATCGAGCGGCCCGAGCCGGTGCCGATGCCGCCGGGCTCCAGCGCGATCGCAAAGGCGGGCCGCGAGAACTTCTCCTTTAGCCGCGAGGCAACGAGACCGACCACACCAGGATGCCAGCCTTCGGACGCCGTGACGATGACGCCGAGCTTGTCCTCCAGCCCGATCGAGGCCAGCGCCTCGGCCTCGGCCTGCGCTTCGGCGGCCTGCTCGATGACGCGGCGCTCGCTGTTGAGGCGGTCGAGTTCGGCCGCGATCCGCGCGGCCTCGACACTGTCGCCTTCGAGCAGCAACCGGACACCGAGATCTGCGCGGCCGATGCGGCCGCCGGCATTGATGCGCGGGCCCAGCATGAAGCCGAGATGCCAGGCTTCGGGCGGGCCGTTGAGTCGTGCCACATCCATCAACGCGGTATGGCCGACATGGTCGCGCCGGCGCATCGCGATCAGCCCTTTCGCGACGAAGGCGCGATTCAACCCGATCAACGGAGCGACGTCGGCGACGGTGCCGAGTGCAACGTGATGCAGCATGCCGAGCAAATCGGGCTCAGGCATCTCCGCCTTCCAGAAGCCGCGCTGGCGCAGCTCTCTGTTGACCGCAACCAGCGTGACGAGCACGAGACCGACGGCGGCGAGATGACCAAGGCCGGAGAGATCGTCGAGCCGGTTCGGATTGACCAGGGCATCGACCTCCGGCAGCTCCGTGCCGGTCTGATGATGGTCGATCACCACCACGGACATACCCAGCCGCTTCGCTTCAGCGAGCGGCTCGATGCTGGTCGTGCCGCAATCCACCGTGACGAGCAGCGTGGCGCCCTTGGCCGCGAGGCCTCGCACGGCTTCGACGTTGGGGCCGTAGCCCTCGAAGATGCGGTCGGGAATATGGATCAGAGGATCGAGCCCGCAATGGCGCAGGTGCCAGGCCAGCAGCGCTGCGGAGGTCGCGCCGTCGACGTCGTAATCGCCGAAGATCGCGACGGTCTCGCCCTTCGCGGCCGCGTCGGCGATGCGCTTCGCGGCCGTTTCCATCTCCGTCACCGTGAACGGATCCGGCATGAGTTTTCGAATGGTCGGATCGAGGAAATCAGGGACGGCATCGATCTCGACGCCGCGGCCGGCCAGCACCCGCGCCAGCAGTTCCGGCAGTTGGTGCTGCTGCACGATGGCAAGCGCCTTGGCCGCACCTCTTGCATCCAGCCGGTCGCGCCAAAGCTTGTCGGTGAGCGAGCGCGCCACACCCAGGAACGCCTGGGGCATCTCGACGGGCAAGGCGGTGGCGGGCGGCGTCATGATTCGTGGTTCAAATGGTCCGGGCACAAGCAGCGGCGCGTGGCCGCTTCCGATCGCTGGATTCATTGGGAATCCTGGCGAATTGCAATGTCAGCGGCCCACAAAGCGGTGGATTGCTGAAATGCTGAGCGAGTTGACTACCATTTGAGCAGTCGCGCGGACAGCAAATTAAGTGAGCGTTAGCAGGAATCTTCGAAAACGAGTCTTATTCGATCTGCAATTTTTTGTTCCGGGTCATTGCAGGTCAGACGTCATTGCCAAGGGAAGTCCCCCGATGTCTGCTGCGCTGGGTTTGAAATCCAAGCCTGTTACCACTGAGCCCGCCAACGACGATTCCGACATCTCCGCGCTGATCAACCGCCTGACCGCGGAGGTCAACCAGATCGCGGTCGACAAGACCAAGTCGATCCAGCAGATCACCAACCAGATGAAGATGCTGGCGCTGAACGCGCTGATCGAGAGCTCGCGGGCCGGCGCGCAAGGCGCGGGCTTTGCGGTGGTGGCGCAGGAGGTGCGCGGCGTCGGCCAGCAGGTCGAGACCATCGCACGCGAGCTCGAGACCCAGCTGACCAAGCGCACCGGCGATCTGGTCGCCTCGATCGAGCGCATGAGCCAGCGCTCGCGCGGCGAGCGCATGATGGATTTGTCCCTGAACGCGATCGAGCTGATCGACCGCAACCTCTATGAGCGCACCTGCGACGTACGCTGGTGGGCGACGGACTCGGCCGTGGTCGATTGCGCCGCCTCTCCCGCCCCGGCCGCGGTCGCCCATGCCTCGCAGCGGCTCGGCGTCATCCTCGGCGCCTACACCGTTTACCTCGACCTCTGGCTCTGCGACCTCGACGGCAACGTTATCGCCAATGGCCGCGCGGATCGTTTTCGGGTCGTCGGCCAGAACGTCGCCCACACCAAATGGTTTCGCGAGGCGAAGACCCTGCGCTCCGGTGACGATTATGTCGCCGGCGACGTCGAGAACCAGCCGCTGCTCGGCAACGCGCAGGTCGCAACCTACTGCGCCAGCGTCCGCGCCGGCGGGGAGGCCCACGGCGCGCCGATCGGCGTGCTCGCCATCCATTTCGACTGGGAACCGCAGGCCCGCGCGATCGTGCAGGGCGTGCGCGTCGGCGACACCGACAAGGCCCGCGTGCTGCTGGTCGACTCGCATTTCCGTGTGATCGCCGCCTCCGACGGCCAGGGCATTTTGAGCGAGCGCATACCGCTTTCGCTCGATGGCCAGCGCTCCGGCTTTTACAACGACCGGACAGGCGCGATGATCGCCTTCCATGCCACACCGGGCTACGAGACCTATCGCGGGCTCGGCTGGTACGGCGTGATCGTCTGCGGCGCGTAGGGCCGGAACCGGCCGGCCCGGCTCTTCACCCCAAACCGTGAAAACAACCCCATGCACAGTGGAAACCCCGCGATGTCTCGGGTTTCGGGAATGCAGAATATGTGTTGACCCGTCGGGCAAAACACCGGCAAGCTGTGATGGTCGCGAGGTCCGCGATCCGGCATCGTCGCGCGGCACGATGAACCCGATCGCGCTCCGGACAATTACGTAGGTCGCGGCGAGTTTGCGCCCGATCAAAGCCGGCACGGCCGTCTCTGCCAATTATTCCCGAAAATCGCGGGAGGTCGGCTCATGCTGGTCAGGGTCAATACGGCGCACCGCCATCCGATCGACGGCCATTTGGCTGCCGTTGCCGGGGATCGAGCGTTCTGCAGCGCATTCAGATATCGCAGAGGCACCGAGATTTTCGGCGAGGGCGAGGACGCGGAATACGTTTATCAGATCAATTCCGGCGCCGTGCGTACCTACAAGCTGCTCCCGGACGGAAGGCGCCAAATCAACGCGTTTCACTTGCCCGGCGACATGTTCGGTTTCGAGAACAACGAAACGCACCGCTTTACCGCTGAAGCCATCGTCGAGACCGATGTGCGCATCATGACGCGAAGCAACCTTCTGGGGGCGATGCCCAACCAGGCCACAGGGCCACAACACCTGATCGGCTTCGTCACCCAAAATCTTCAGCACGCCGAGAATCACATGTTGCTCCTGGGACGGAAGACATCCCTGGAGAAGGTGGCTGCATTCCTGCTCGAAATGGACGACCGGCTGGCACATCCGACGGTCATGGACCTGCCGATGACGCGCCGCGACATTGCGGATTACCTCGGACTCACCCTCGAAACCGTTTCACGCGCCCTGTCGATCTTGCGGGACGACCAGGTCTTGCGATTTGACGGAACGACGCAGCGGCGGCTCGAGGTGCTCGATCGAGACCGGCTTTCAAAGCTCGACGCCTGATTTTGCAGCGGAACTCGCCTTGGCTGGGACCGGGGCGAGAACGGCCTAGACCCCTGCGAGGCCAACGGGAGGAATGGTCATGCTCACTAAGACGCTCACATTGCACTCCCTTACCTATCTGGTGGGGATTACCAGCTCGGTCGCGGTCCACCAGAATGCCCTCTGGAGCCTGGGAACAGACCCGGCGGACGCCAGTCAGATTGTTGTTCGCGCAGCCAAGAGCGACAGACTGCCCGTCAAGCTGACGAGATCCCACGCGCGCGACACCGCGCCAGTGCGGGTGCCGACTAGAATCAAACCCGGGATCGGGGATGCCTGTCAGCAGCCGGTCGATGTCCGTGGGCGCTGCTTTGCTTCGGTCGCTTTGAGCAGCCAGGATGCGTAACCCCCTTGCCGCTCGCGATCCCAAGGGATTCGGAAAGTGTGAAGCGGTTTTCCCTTGCGACAAACGCGGACGCGTTTGCGAGGAGATCATGCTCAAACAAAGAGCTGAAGCGCGATGACGATTGAAGCCAATCTCATCTCGCTTCAGGCCCCGCCGATGCTCTCCTCGGCCGCGTGCCAAGTTACCCCTCCCAGCGTCTGCGACGGGCGCTCCCCGAACATCGCCAGGTAATATTGCGCGAACCGGCCGAGCTCATAAAAGCCCTGCCCCATCGCAACGGCTGCCACGGTGACCGAGCCGGGCGCGCTATCGCGCAGAATGGAATGAACCGCGCAGAGCCGCTTGTGGCGGAGGAAGCTGACCGGACCCAGGCCAAACACCTCCTGAAAGGCGCGATGCAGGGTACGCCGCGATACGCCGAGCGCCGCGCAGATCTCCGACACATGCACCGGACGATTGCCTGCTGCGTCGAGATGCTCTTCGACCCGACGGATGAGCCGCCTTGCCGACGGCAGCCAACCCTCGTCGTCGGGCGGCAGCGACGACATGACATTCGCCGCCATGCATTCGACGATCGATCGCTTCCAGAAATCGGCCGTGGACGGCGTCAGGCCTCCGTTGTGCGTGCGCAAATGCGACATGATCCGGACCAGGCGGCGCGATGCGATCGCGCCGGTCTCGAGATCCGCC
This genomic interval from Bradyrhizobium guangzhouense contains the following:
- a CDS encoding SDR family NAD(P)-dependent oxidoreductase; translated protein: MAGQVEGKVALVTGGASGIGEAIVELFAREGATVVITDIDELRGPELATRVIRAGGKAIFLEQDVTSEDRWIEIAAEIAKRYGRLDIMVSNAGIGIAVPSITDMTLADWRKQNAINLDGVFLSVKHCLPLMRRHGGGSIIMMSSLAGLRGAPGLSAYSATKGGVRLFAKSIAMECAAAGDGIRVNSVHPGIIDTPIWGKIPTGATGAGQNAPIDPEERAKVATPLGRAGQAAEIASGVLYLASDASRYVTGSELVIDGGMNAGAVPRRA
- the recJ gene encoding single-stranded-DNA-specific exonuclease RecJ, with the protein product MTPPATALPVEMPQAFLGVARSLTDKLWRDRLDARGAAKALAIVQQHQLPELLARVLAGRGVEIDAVPDFLDPTIRKLMPDPFTVTEMETAAKRIADAAAKGETVAIFGDYDVDGATSAALLAWHLRHCGLDPLIHIPDRIFEGYGPNVEAVRGLAAKGATLLVTVDCGTTSIEPLAEAKRLGMSVVVIDHHQTGTELPEVDALVNPNRLDDLSGLGHLAAVGLVLVTLVAVNRELRQRGFWKAEMPEPDLLGMLHHVALGTVADVAPLIGLNRAFVAKGLIAMRRRDHVGHTALMDVARLNGPPEAWHLGFMLGPRINAGGRIGRADLGVRLLLEGDSVEAARIAAELDRLNSERRVIEQAAEAQAEAEALASIGLEDKLGVIVTASEGWHPGVVGLVASRLKEKFSRPAFAIALEPGGIGTGSGRSIAGVDLGKVVRQAVADGILLKGGGHAMAAGVTLRKEKLAEFRAYLENALAQDIAEARHVNELYVDGAVSARAVTTELATTLNRAGPFGSGNPEPVLALPAHQLVFAEEVGQAHLRLRFKSGDGAIVNGIAFRSVGQKLGHALLANRGQQLHVAGSLSVDRYQGAERVQFRVIDVALPDQGPSVIR
- a CDS encoding methyl-accepting chemotaxis protein, whose protein sequence is MSAALGLKSKPVTTEPANDDSDISALINRLTAEVNQIAVDKTKSIQQITNQMKMLALNALIESSRAGAQGAGFAVVAQEVRGVGQQVETIARELETQLTKRTGDLVASIERMSQRSRGERMMDLSLNAIELIDRNLYERTCDVRWWATDSAVVDCAASPAPAAVAHASQRLGVILGAYTVYLDLWLCDLDGNVIANGRADRFRVVGQNVAHTKWFREAKTLRSGDDYVAGDVENQPLLGNAQVATYCASVRAGGEAHGAPIGVLAIHFDWEPQARAIVQGVRVGDTDKARVLLVDSHFRVIAASDGQGILSERIPLSLDGQRSGFYNDRTGAMIAFHATPGYETYRGLGWYGVIVCGA
- a CDS encoding helix-turn-helix domain-containing protein, with protein sequence MLVRVNTAHRHPIDGHLAAVAGDRAFCSAFRYRRGTEIFGEGEDAEYVYQINSGAVRTYKLLPDGRRQINAFHLPGDMFGFENNETHRFTAEAIVETDVRIMTRSNLLGAMPNQATGPQHLIGFVTQNLQHAENHMLLLGRKTSLEKVAAFLLEMDDRLAHPTVMDLPMTRRDIADYLGLTLETVSRALSILRDDQVLRFDGTTQRRLEVLDRDRLSKLDA
- a CDS encoding helix-turn-helix domain-containing protein, which gives rise to MGQFLLVDSKRLDGFEGLHQAVHGSHVDVMQLGRGRLRGTLSHVGIGDFSLSIGAFNVGMRTQRVSSDDKLIIGMLLSAEDRVAHWSFDMQLNDVLVIPPLLEHDGVFHGASAYAAMRFDLDEVASLFGGEARLSDPDTWRSRGHFRADLETGAIASRRLVRIMSHLRTHNGGLTPSTADFWKRSIVECMAANVMSSLPPDDEGWLPSARRLIRRVEEHLDAAGNRPVHVSEICAALGVSRRTLHRAFQEVFGLGPVSFLRHKRLCAVHSILRDSAPGSVTVAAVAMGQGFYELGRFAQYYLAMFGERPSQTLGGVTWHAAEESIGGA